One part of the Vitis riparia cultivar Riparia Gloire de Montpellier isolate 1030 chromosome 8, EGFV_Vit.rip_1.0, whole genome shotgun sequence genome encodes these proteins:
- the LOC117920231 gene encoding uncharacterized protein LOC117920231 produces MTPEFSSYVQISDCHLRTMCLYVVLSSFRVLSRVLHPSCLHCRSQFRSHLSLESHSWRRVGGRLIRADSYPSLDSSVEMSDELASTLASIQEFMAGVSRRLDQLESSRQDPHPAGMVTDKTIPHASQTAQTRPPGVSLGTPFHLADHYEIIPPPTVIVPPPMVSTIEDTRLAEQEAKVERLESMMRQIRLQDRGLTWDDRDGIPAASLPAKFRMPDIERYSGIDCPKIHLRLYSTVMRAHGIDDAQLVALFPMSLSGAAQRWFASVEPSRLRTWEDVAHEFLTQFAFSADIDVSRRELEATRQRPEESIPSFVTRWRAKVAGMVDRPKEQDQIDMVLRNLQPSKGKKLIGPFSRSGEVGAISYQHRRPTHHSLYRPPTVKAHFPHPQYQYQPDYVQEPYIAQTSMQPRPSHPRATTHPPPRPYAQRAARQFTPLGMTLTRAFEKLRDAGVIVPLAPRPLPHPIPPHFRSHEHCLYHQILGHDTERCSALHHAIQDLIDSGLVDLAGPNVTTNPLPTHSTHAVPPPHSLQ; encoded by the exons ATGACTCCAGAGTTCTCGTCATATGTCCAGATTTCTGATTGCCACCTCAGGACCATGTGCTTGTATGTTGTATTGTCGtcttttagagttttatctCGTGTCCTTCATCCATCTTGTTTGCATTGTAGGAGTCAGTTTAGGAGTCATTTGAGTCTAGAGTcacattcttggaggagagttgGAGGACGATTGATCAGAGCAGATTCATATCCGAGTTTAGACAGTTCAGTTGAGATGTCAGACGagctagcttccacacttgcttccaTTCAGGAGTTCATGGCCGGAGTCAGTAGGCGCTTGGATCAGTTAGAGAGTTCTCGCCAGGATCCTCATCCGGCTGGCATGGTCACTGACAAGACGATTCCTCATGCATCTCAGACAGCACAGACTCGTCCACCTGGGGTTTCACTTGGTACTCCATTCCATCTGGCAGATCATTATGAGATCATTCCACCACCTACTGTCATAGTGCCGCCTCCCATGGTTTCTACTATTGAGGATACTCGATTGGCCGAGCAGGAGGCCAaggttgagaggcttgagtccaTGATGAGACAGATCAGATTGCAGGACAgaggtttgacttgggatgatagAGATGGCATACCGGCGGCTAGCTTGCCCGCCAAGTTTCGCATGCCAGACATTGAGCGCTATAGTGGGATTGAttgtcccaagatccacttgagactatacAGCACAGTTATGAGAGCACATGGGATAGATGATGCACAGTTGGTGGCCCTCTTCCCGATGTCACTTAGTGGGGCAGCTCAGAGGTGGTTTGCTTCAGTTGAGCCTTCGAGACTTCGCACCTGGGAGgatgtggctcatgagttcctGACTCAGTTCGCTTTCAGTGCCGATATTGATGTATCCAGACGAGAGTTAGAGGCCACTAGACAGAGGCCAGAGGAGTCTATTCCTTCATTTGTCACTCGTTGGAGGGCAAAGGTGGCTGGTATGGTAGATCGGCCTAAGGAGCAGgatcagattgatatggttcttcggAACCTACAGCCGAG taaggggaagaagctGATTGGGCCATTTAGTAGATCTGGAGAGGTTGGCGCTATTAGTTATCAGCATCGGAGGCCTACGCATCACTCACTTTATAGGCCTCCTACAGTCAAGGCTCATTTCCCTCATCCACAGTATCAGTATCAGCCGGATTATGTTCAggagccttacattgctcagacCAGCATGCAGCCACGACCTTCGCATCCGAGAGCCACTACTCACCCGCCGCCTAGACCCTATGCACAGAGGGCCGCGAGACAGTTCACTCCTttgggcatgactttgactagagcttttgagaagctcaggGACGCTGGAGTGATTGTTCCTTTGGCGCCGAGGCCTTTGCCCCATCCTATTCCTCCTCATTTCCGTTCACATGAGCACTGCTTGTATCATCAGATTCTGGGGCACGATACTGAGCGTTGTTCAGCACTCCATCATGCGATACAGGACTTGATTGATTCGGGGTTGGTCGACTTGGCTGGGCCAAATGTGACCACCAATCCTCTGCCTACgcattctacacatgcagtCCCTCCTCCTCATAGTCTTcagtag
- the LOC117921247 gene encoding uncharacterized protein LOC117921247, producing the protein MVKPKKRQLAALPANKNGAPSGLSGSVNSKTKVDLLGEDSWVIVKKQRVTILVPPLPVAKESQMPNPGLSQPQAIPQETNTKRWQVSSETCPLRDSVVEREKSTSSGSQRDIQVTRKIPSAQPVSTSVKPPRLYFGRGSDNTEGVGTFKPQRMLGPNSAAKAIKRPTLLHEPINFPIGGVLLNQRMRALNLERKLQRAGGLSRWLALLGLGQFVKIFQRRSVDKFQLINLTMKKLKDMGADAVGPRRKLIHAIDCLCQPYCFEAL; encoded by the coding sequence ATGGTGAAACCAAAGAAAAGACAGCTGGCAGCATTACCGGCAAACAAGAATGGTGCTCCAAGTGGCCTTAGTGGTTCTGTAAACTCGAAAACTAAAGTGGACCTGCTTGGAGAGGATAGTTGGGTGATAGTGAAGAAGCAAAGAGTCACCATTCTGGTTCCTCCTCTGCCTGTTGCTAAAGAATCTCAAATGCCAAATCCAGGACTAAGTCAGCCACAAGCCATTCCCCAGGAAACTAATACTAAAAGATGGCAAGTTTCAAGTGAGACATGTCCTCTGAGGGATTCAGTTGTTGAAAGAGAGAAGTCCACATCATCAGGTTCTCAAAGGGATATTCAAGTTACTCGAAAAATTCCTTCAGCTCAACCTGTTTCAACATCAGTAAAACCACCAAGGCTATATTTTGGGAGGGGGTCAGACAATACGGAAGGAGTTGGTACATTTAAACCCCAAAGAATGCTTGGGCCTAATAGTGCTGCAAAAGCTATTAAGCGGCCAACACTTTTACATGAACCCATTAACTTCCCTATTGGGGGTGTGTTGCTAAATCAACGAATGAGAGCATTGAATCTTGAGAGGAAGCTTCAAAGAGCTGGTGGATTGAGCAGGTGGCTTGCATTACTGGGACTGGGACAGTTTGTGAAGATTTTTCAGCGTAGGAGTGTTGATAAATTTCAATTGATAAACTTGACCATGAAGAAACTGAAGGATATGGGTGCTGATGCAGTAGGGCCTCGGAGAAAGCTTATACATGCTATTGACTGTCTTTGCCAGCCTTATTGTTTTGAGGCCTTGTGA